Genomic DNA from Lycorma delicatula isolate Av1 chromosome 5, ASM4794821v1, whole genome shotgun sequence:
tgtaatgaagcacccagctcttatcccctgtgatgatttacttcaaaaattgtGGACCAATGCTAGAATAAcactgaagaaaagaaagagtagATGCAAATCATTGATGTTTGTGGCTGTCactcaacagatgtggcacccatcctgcacacatcttacggtaaccaAGTTGATCGTGAATAATCacaaacacactaccataactgatatTAAGTTCAattgcaatctctctaattttaatgtgcCGGTTAcacaagatcatttcattcatgcAATCTGCATTACCTGTCATGTTTGCAATTGAAGGATGTCCAGCATGGAGtttgtcactcacatttgttcttccgtttctgaacatttggcactATTTTGTGATCATGGGGCATGAActgtatatctcaacaatttggcaatgaatttcacaattgtaatttttggccacaaaaatcagattactgaacacacttctatgctggacaaaacctctagaggacaacCATACACCATATTGACAACAATACATACGTACTGAATGTCGTGTATAATTGCTGCTGTGGGAGCGTAAAgacaacacaaccagtgctgccaTCACAAGACATATTGATAAAATATCCCTATTTTATATCACTATTGATATAAAATATCCCTTTCAGTACAAGAACATGGCAAGGGTGAAACTTATTTTTCGATCCACCTCTCATATATAAGTCCTGGTGTTCCTTTATGCATTAACAGGGGAACAAGGATCCATGAGAAGTCGTATACAGGGTTTTGGTACACAAACATAGGAAAGATGTTCTTCTGTCTGCTCTCTCGACCCAGCACAGTATAATTTCAGATAAGATCGATAagattgaaattttacacagattATTTGACAATTTACTGCCTGATGATGATGAAGCTGGAGAGACCACATATCATCTGCGGGTGCGGCGCAAGGTCACTCATTTTCACAGAGGTGCATTATCCTGGAGATTACTCAGGTCGAGATGCATTAGCTATCTGTAGTTTAGGTAGAGGTAAGGCCGCGGGCTTCGAAGGCATAACGGTTCACTTCGGAGCACCTTGTTCACTCGGATGGAGTGAGCATATGAGTTATCATGTgcattttcaataaactgttgTTTGACGGATGCTTCCCAGTTTTTTGGAAGaaggaaattgtaaaattattgtttacatcTGGTGACAAGAATTCCACTGATAGTCATATAGGCCTTTGATGCTACTACTGGTTATTTATTTGTAAGGTTTTTGAAAAGCTTCAGACGATGGGCTTCTGCTGATTGATATTTGATGTGTGTGGTCAATTCTGAATGGGGTCTTAACTTTACACATGAGTATCCTATATAAGAGCATCTGTGAAGCAATTATGCTATATGTGGTGCCATTCTGAGTGGATAtactaaaattcaaaaactatcAGGATATATTGTTGGGCTCAACAcctaatattgttaacaatagcGGCTGGCTACTGCACAATTTCACAGGAAGCTATCTTGGTAACTGCAGGTGTGAAACCAATAGATTTGCTTGTGTCAGAGAGGCAACGGCGTTATGTTGCCAAGAAGTTAGATGTGtcaacttctttctttttagaTTTGTTCAGATAACTCACAAGAGATGATGGTAATAAATAtgtattgagaaaaaattaaaataattttttagtatatataatttaaatactatattctTTGTACTCAAcacagatttaaaattatcaatttttttcacttttgaattaatttacttaatttgctATTGCTTTCTTGTTAAGCTGAATtgtttttactttagttaaatctatgataacaaaaaagaagaaaaaacctatataacctttttttagaGATAGAGATTAATTACTTCCTCCATCAACAACTGCTATACCTcaattacaaagaattaaaaaatgacaaattattaacttaaaacaatttaatatcagataaattaataatataatcaaattttttgtgtgagaatattatttgaaaatgtacCTCAATATTTGGTGttgttaattttcaaacatttttcaattttgttatgtttaatgtgtataaaaaccagttaagattttttctttaaaaactaaactctactaaatattttcttaatgaattcattaaatttaaaaaaattcttaatatttcctgagaaatttgataaatgatggaaagtcaaaaattatctacactttttgttctacaatttatttacacgaAGGTAAGAAATTCAACAAGTAcatcatttttatatacagaCATCTCTATTGTCAACACATTTAGTACAACAGTCAACAAGTTTGCATATACCTTCCAAGAAGATGGTTTTTGGTTGGTCGCAAAGCTTCTTTTACATTACTTCCTGCACATCTAAATCTGTGGAAAATTGGTAGCTTCCTTGTGCGGCCAAACAGATGAAAGTCAGAAGAAGCAAGATCTGGGCTGTAGGAAGGGTATTCCAGTATCTCAAAATTCAACTGGTTAATGGTTTGAACAGTGTGGGTGGATGTTGTCGTGcaacaataacactttttttgacaATAGACGTTGGGGTTTGTTGCTGGCTTCAGTTGGTTTTCCAACATTTCACTGTATAGTGCTGCTGATCATAGTCCCCTTTTCCATGAAGTCTTTCAGTATAAACCCTTTTACACCCCAAAATGTGATTAACATAACCTTACCTGCTGATGGCTCAGTCTTGAATTTTTTCTTGGTTGGAGATCACAGTAGTTACCATTCAATACTCTAGCGTTTCCATTCTGGCTCATAGTGAcgaacccatgtttcatcaccagtgactGTTCTGATCAAAAATGTGTCACCTTCCTTGTTGAAGCAATCGAGTACGCACTGGCAGATATCAATGCGTCTGAGCTTGTGTTCTGCAGTAAGCTGTCTTGGTACCCATCATACACATTGACTTTACAGAAGCTGTGCTTGTCCTAGATGATTTGATGGATAGAACCTAAGTGATGTTCAAAGAAGACACTACCTCATCAATGGTAACTCCCCTATTTGCCAGAACCATCTCTCGAGCTTGCTGAATTATGTCGTCCAAGGTAAAGGTTGATGGGCATCCTACTAACTCTTCGTGTGCCATACTCATTTGGCCACTTTTAAACTTCTTGATCTACAAAAAAagcacattattttataaagcacCCAAAGTGTGATAAAATCTATGATGAATTTCAGTCCTTTTCACACCTTCTGACCAGAGAAATCAAATTACTGCTGTTGTTTATCTTTGGTGCAAACTGCTAGCAGAGCAGACATGTTTACACTGTAATAGCCAGAAGGCAAATGACACAATTGGGTTCAAATTTTACACACACATGACCACAGTCATATTACTTTAAGCACGCACGCAGAAaagttttttacagaaaaatgctattctgtttattaattgtttaataattaaacgattttaaacaCCTCCAATCAACGGGTAATCATCAATACATGatcaaataacatttataatgcCTTCTGAACAGTGATTTAtgtcagttattttatatatttagtatcttcacaaatttattttaatattacttcaggtgtttatattttaaattattaataaaactttaaccaCACAACCAcacttatatttgattttataattattttacattgtgaTTCTGATGAATGTTTTTAccacagtttcccttgatccagtCAGGCAAATGCTGGGGGAGTTCCTTTATTTTAACCATGAGCAGCATACCTATCACAATTTCTGATACATGACATAATTCATACAATGCAgtatttgtacaaattaaaataaaagatttgtaaattggtttgcttggcatttctccaccaccccattcggtcgccctaaagcataaaccGAATGTCTATGctacaaacagctactgagcctagAAAAAGTTTAGCGAcaagtgtcctaaatagctcctagagtttacctaacagcatgagcggactaagtgcggtgccatacaccaccggcttacgtgtcccaaccgctcactcgtcatatatttactaaaatgggtaggcacagcctatcaactactaaaaatatatatgacatccatacattaaaatttactttgtcaagacagcaattcgctaccacacctaggttgctgaatcccagcaagtacctatccaccatattaaagcgcttggagccctaacTAGCTgctggtcagccatatatctcaaggttagcttcccacaatAGTGcattaggagtctttcccttaactAAACAACTGATGTTGGTCGAACacagcaactgcatcaaggaactcccacacggtccgacaatgtggctcgactcaccgcttgtgagtggtcaattttccccttgaactCGAAGTTCAAGGGGAAAATTGCTCACTGGTGGCCATCCAGGAAAAAGATTTGTAAAAGTGAAAagatttgaaaagtaataaaagatttgtacagtgtaataattttgtgtaaaattaatatgtaatactcACCAAGTACTTGAGATATGACAAGTACTGAAATAATTCTTTCACtacaatctaatttatattttagtatttcatctattattttatctttatgagtATGGTATTCTACTTGAAACTTAACATCTTTATCAGTATGACTCAAAACATTAGATGATACACaattaatattttgtgaattactGTCAACtattggaataattttgcaaGCTTTATCAATTTTAAGTACTTCCCTAGGAATAGAAAAAGTAACCATGTATTTGTGATTTAACtgtaaaaatccaaaatttacttCTACTTTGTTATCgtcagttttttttacaattatttcattctCTTTTTCTCCTTCATCTGCTGAATCAAAACGTACACGATgatctgtaataattaaaaacaaactaattataCATGTACATATTTAAGAATACTTAAAAACCATCAATCAACATTTGTGGTGCAAATAGTATGTACTTATATCACAcccatattaaaaatacaataaaatataaacttttacaaCAGAAGAACAAATTATCAAGAAGAAAACACAAAAcaacaacattaataatttaatttgtaagataaggtaatttgtaacataattaaagtaaaattattttatattctttgataaagtttatatatagaatgaatatttaactcttaacataaaaaactgtcaaggattattaatatttacatataatattcaaatattttatataccataAAGTTTATGTATAGAATGACGGTTTGCCATTAACTGTTATATCCAAAAATTGTACACagcattttaattcaaatatgatGTATAATTTCCCATCTATATAATATTCATGGACAAGAGATGTAGATGACACTTCAGTAATATTTAaccctaacataaaaaaaaattgtcaaggagtattaatatttacatatgatgttcatatgttttacatatctttttcatatattatttaatttttattttttgtaagatccCATTTAATTTCAGAGCCttcttaataaaatcaatagtttGCAATATTATTAAGTAGGCATATGTAATTAGCTGTGAagatgtttttattctgtttttttgctTCTTTGTTAAAAACTTGTATATTTTCCAAGAATGACATCACTTTAGCcatagtttttttcaaataaggaAAATCAACTATACCATTTAGCTGTCAAGTTTATTTATCCTTCAAGTGAGAAAGCTTGTGTTGTCTCACAAAA
This window encodes:
- the LOC142325144 gene encoding uncharacterized protein LOC142325144 isoform X4, translated to MAKKSPKPRDHSDHRVRFDSADEGEKENEIIVKKTDDNKVEVNFGFLQLNHKYMVTFSIPREVLKIDKACKIIPIVDSNSQNINCVSSNVLSHTDKDVKFQVEYHTHKDKIIDEILKYKLDCSERIISVLVISQVLDQEV
- the LOC142325144 gene encoding uncharacterized protein LOC142325144 isoform X3 codes for the protein MAKKSPKPRDHSDHRVRFDSADEGEKENEIIVKKTDDNKVEVNFGFLQLNHKYMVTFSIPREVLKIDKACKIIPIVDSNSQNINCVSSNVLSHTDKDVKFQVEYHTHKDKIIDEILKYKLDCSERIISVLVISQVLGVLNIKK
- the LOC142325144 gene encoding adipose-secreted signaling protein isoform X1, with product MAKKSPKPRDHSDHRVRFDSADEGEKENEIIVKKTDDNKVEVNFGFLQLNHKYMVTFSIPREVLKIDKACKIIPIVDSNSQNINCVSSNVLSHTDKDVKFQVEYHTHKDKIIDEILKYKLDCSERIISVLVISQVLGTDRGMALLKKGVKSLGILSHERELELKKKQRVQED
- the LOC142325144 gene encoding adipose-secreted signaling protein isoform X2 — its product is MAKKSPKPRDHSDHRVRFDSADEGEKENEIIVKKTDDNKVEVNFGFLQLNHKYMVTFSIPREVLKIDKACKIIPIVDSNSQNINCVSSNVLSHTDKDVKFQVEYHTHKDKIIDEILKYKLDCSERIISVLVISQVLGKGKGTALLKKGVHCMGVLSHEELHEDDSTCDCD